One part of the Arabidopsis thaliana chromosome 1 sequence genome encodes these proteins:
- the CLC-F gene encoding chloride channel F (chloride channel F (CLC-F); FUNCTIONS IN: ion channel activity, voltage-gated chloride channel activity; INVOLVED IN: chloride transport, transmembrane transport; LOCATED IN: Golgi apparatus, chloroplast, membrane; EXPRESSED IN: 24 plant structures; EXPRESSED DURING: 14 growth stages; CONTAINS InterPro DOMAIN/s: Chloride channel, core (InterPro:IPR014743), Chloride channel, voltage gated (InterPro:IPR001807), Cystathionine beta-synthase, core (InterPro:IPR000644); BEST Arabidopsis thaliana protein match is: chloride channel E (TAIR:AT4G35440.2); Has 8610 Blast hits to 8392 proteins in 1951 species: Archae - 280; Bacteria - 6051; Metazoa - 795; Fungi - 382; Plants - 225; Viruses - 0; Other Eukaryotes - 877 (source: NCBI BLink).), with translation MMHGLLEILDQIRQSNSSQRQGLDFLAGIYPVIKAIQAAVTLGTGCSLGPEGPSVDIGKSCANGFALMMENNRERRIALTAAGAASGIASGFNAAVAGCFFAIETVLRPLRAENSPPFTTAMIILASVISSTVSNALLGTQSAFTVPSYDLKSAAELPLYLILGMLCGAVSVVFSRLVTWFTKSFDFIKDKFGLPAIVCPALGGLGAGIIALKYPGILYWGFTNVEEILHTGKSASAPGIWLLAQLAAAKVVATALCKGSGLVGGLYAPSLMIGAAVGAVFGGSAAEIINRAIPGNAAVAQPQAYALVGMAATLASMCSVPLTSVLLLFELTKDYRILLPLMGAVGLAIWVPSVANQGKESDSSEGRSTGRGYSSLSPSERKTEGVWRHTDNADSLELTVIENPDHNSFLDEETILEDLKVMRVMSKNYVKVSSGTTLREARNILKESHQNCIMVVDDDDFLAGILTHGDIRRYLSNNASTILDENTCPVSSVCTKKISYRGQERGLLTCYPDATVGVAKELMEARGVKQLPVVKRGEVIHKGKRRKLLGLLHYDSIWTFLRDEMSRRRSINDRRKDKEVGTNGH, from the exons ATGATGCACGGTTTGCTTGAGATCTTAGACCAAATAAGGCAATCTAATTCTTCTCAAAGACAAGGACTAGATTTTCTTGCTGGTATTTATCCAGTGATAAAGGCCATCCAAGCTGCTGTGACCCTTGGTACAGGATGTTCACTGGGTCCTGAGGGACCTAGCGTTGACATTGGAAAATCATGTGCCAACGGTTTTGCACTCATGATGGAaaacaacagagaaagaagaatagcTCTCACCGCAGCTGGTGCGGCTTCTGGGATTGCATCTG GTTTCAATGCAGCAGTGGCGGGTTGTTTCTTTGCTATTGAAACTGTTTTAAGACCTTTACGTGCCGAGAACTCGCCTCCATTTACCACTGCAATGATAATATTGGCCTCTGTTATATCATCGACTGTGTCAAATGCTCTGCTTGGGACTCAATCAGCTTTCACAGTTCCCTCATACGACCTGAAGTCTGCTGCAG AGCTCCCTCTGTACCTGATACTAGGCATGCTTTGCGGTGCTGTCAGTGTTGTTTTTTCTCGGCTCGTCACGTGGTTTACCAAGTCATTCGATTTCATCAAAGACAAATTTGGTCTTCCTGCTATCGTGTGCCCTGCACTAGGTGGTTTAGGAGCTGGAATTATTGCTCTCAAGTACCCTGGAATTTTGTATTGGGGGTTTACAAATGTTGAGGAAATCCTGCATACTGGAAAAAGTGCTTCAGCTCCTGGAATCTGGTTATTAGCTCAGTTAGCCGCTGCAAAAGTTGTGGCTACAGCTCTTTGCAAAGGCTCTGGGCTTGTAGGTGGTCTATATGCACCAAGTTTGATGATTGGTGCTGCTGTTGGTGCTGTATTTGGGGGTTCGGCTGCTGAGATTATTAACAGAGCTATTCCTGGTAATGCTGCTGTTGCTCAACCACAAGCTTATGCTCTG GTTGGAATGGCAGCGACACTAGCTTCAATGTGCTCTGTTCCCTTAACATCAGTATTACTGCTGTTCGAGCTAACGAAAGATTATAGAATTTTGCTTCCCCTCATG GGAGCAGTTGGTTTAGCAATATGGGTTCCCTCTGTGGCAAACCAAGGCAAAGAGAGTGATTCATCTGAAGGTCGTAGCACAGGAAGAGGATACTCTTCTCTTTCACCTTCCGAACGTAAAACCGAAGGAGTCTGGAGACATACGGATAATGCTGACTCCCTTGAGCTTACCGTCATAGAGAACCCTGACCATAATTCCTTTTTGGATGAAGAGACTATTCTGGAAGACTTAAAAGTTATGCGGGTTATGTCAAAGAACTATGTGAAAGTTTCTTCAGGAACAACTCTaagagaagcaagaaacatCCTTAAAGAGAGCCACCAAAACTGCATTATGGTGGTCGATGACGATGATTTTCTAGCTGGAATCCTAACACACGGTGACATAAGAAGATACTTGTCCAATAACGCCTCTACAATCTTAGAT GAGAATACATGTCCGGTTTCTTCTGTATGTACTAAGAAAATAAGCTATCGAGGCCAAGAACGCGGTTTACTTACTTGTTATCCAGACGCCACAGTTGGTGTAGCCAAGGAGTTGATGGAGGCTAGAGGTGTAAAGCAATTACCTGTTGTAAAACGAGGTGAAGTAATTCACAAAGGGAAACGAAGGAAACTGCTTGGCCTCCTTCATTACGATTCCATTTGGACTTTTCTCAG AGATGAAATGAGTCGTAGGAGATCGATCAACGACCGGAGAAAAGACAAAGAGGTTGGTACAAATGGGCATTGA
- the CLC-F gene encoding chloride channel F (chloride channel F (CLC-F); FUNCTIONS IN: ion channel activity, voltage-gated chloride channel activity; INVOLVED IN: chloride transport, transmembrane transport; LOCATED IN: Golgi apparatus, chloroplast, membrane; EXPRESSED IN: 24 plant structures; EXPRESSED DURING: 14 growth stages; CONTAINS InterPro DOMAIN/s: Chloride channel, core (InterPro:IPR014743), Chloride channel, voltage gated (InterPro:IPR001807), Cystathionine beta-synthase, core (InterPro:IPR000644); BEST Arabidopsis thaliana protein match is: chloride channel E (TAIR:AT4G35440.1); Has 8626 Blast hits to 8538 proteins in 2008 species: Archae - 276; Bacteria - 6042; Metazoa - 796; Fungi - 384; Plants - 229; Viruses - 0; Other Eukaryotes - 899 (source: NCBI BLink).), whose amino-acid sequence MSSGGAGEYNEDRHLLRSTDGDEVGIGGGEGDLDVESQSPAIRSGAGGVRDLFKHIDRRFSLSGRRLSFKRMENIRVDRERHNPSSSSAFSAAGEEDGGGISNLHSVDDRNDEYGFDEEVLGDSAPPEWALLLIGCLIGVAAGICVAGFNKGVHVIHEWAWAGTPNEGAAWLRLQRLADTWHRILLIPVTGGVIVGMMHGLLEILDQIRQSNSSQRQGLDFLAGIYPVIKAIQAAVTLGTGCSLGPEGPSVDIGKSCANGFALMMENNRERRIALTAAGAASGIASGFNAAVAGCFFAIETVLRPLRAENSPPFTTAMIILASVISSTVSNALLGTQSAFTVPSYDLKSAAELPLYLILGMLCGAVSVVFSRLVTWFTKSFDFIKDKFGLPAIVCPALGGLGAGIIALKYPGILYWGFTNVEEILHTGKSASAPGIWLLAQLAAAKVVATALCKGSGLVGGLYAPSLMIGAAVGAVFGGSAAEIINRAIPGNAAVAQPQAYALVGMAATLASMCSVPLTSVLLLFELTKDYRILLPLMGAVGLAIWVPSVANQGKESDSSEGRSTGRGYSSLSPSERKTEGVWRHTDNADSLELTVIENPDHNSFLDEETILEDLKVMRVMSKNYVKVSSGTTLREARNILKESHQNCIMVVDDDDFLAGILTHGDIRRYLSNNASTILDENTCPVSSVCTKKISYRGQERGLLTCYPDATVGVAKELMEARGVKQLPVVKRGEVIHKGKRRKLLGLLHYDSIWTFLRDEMSRRRSINDRRKDKEVGTNGH is encoded by the exons ATGTCATCGGGAGGAGCCGGAGAGTATAACGAAGACAGACATCTGTTACGATCCACCGACGGAGATGAAGTCGGCATTGGCGGAGGAGAGGGTGATCTAGATGTTGAATCTCAGTCTCCGGCTATCAGAAGTGGAGCTGGAGGAGTTAGGGATCTGTTCAAGCATATAGATCGGAGATTTTCTCTTTCCGGTCGTCGTTTAAGTTTTAAACGGATGGAGAATATCAGAGTCGATAGAGAGCGCCataatccttcttcttcttcagcgtTTTCGGctgctggagaagaagatggtggtGGTATCAGTAATTTACATAGCGTTGATGATCGAAATGACGAGTACGGGTTTGATGAAGAAGTTCTCGGAGATAGTGCTCCACCTGAGTGGGCTCTGCTTCTCATTGGCTGTCTTATTGGTGTTGCCGCTGGAATTTGTGTCGCCGGCTTCAATAAAGGG GTTCATGTCATTCATGAGTGGGCATGGGCTGGTACTCCCAACGAAGGTGCTGCATGGCTTCGTCTACAGAGACTAGCTGATACTTGGCATCGGATTCTTCTAATTCCGGTCACTGGAGGTGTTATAGTAGGAATGATGCACGGTTTGCTTGAGATCTTAGACCAAATAAGGCAATCTAATTCTTCTCAAAGACAAGGACTAGATTTTCTTGCTGGTATTTATCCAGTGATAAAGGCCATCCAAGCTGCTGTGACCCTTGGTACAGGATGTTCACTGGGTCCTGAGGGACCTAGCGTTGACATTGGAAAATCATGTGCCAACGGTTTTGCACTCATGATGGAaaacaacagagaaagaagaatagcTCTCACCGCAGCTGGTGCGGCTTCTGGGATTGCATCTG GTTTCAATGCAGCAGTGGCGGGTTGTTTCTTTGCTATTGAAACTGTTTTAAGACCTTTACGTGCCGAGAACTCGCCTCCATTTACCACTGCAATGATAATATTGGCCTCTGTTATATCATCGACTGTGTCAAATGCTCTGCTTGGGACTCAATCAGCTTTCACAGTTCCCTCATACGACCTGAAGTCTGCTGCAG AGCTCCCTCTGTACCTGATACTAGGCATGCTTTGCGGTGCTGTCAGTGTTGTTTTTTCTCGGCTCGTCACGTGGTTTACCAAGTCATTCGATTTCATCAAAGACAAATTTGGTCTTCCTGCTATCGTGTGCCCTGCACTAGGTGGTTTAGGAGCTGGAATTATTGCTCTCAAGTACCCTGGAATTTTGTATTGGGGGTTTACAAATGTTGAGGAAATCCTGCATACTGGAAAAAGTGCTTCAGCTCCTGGAATCTGGTTATTAGCTCAGTTAGCCGCTGCAAAAGTTGTGGCTACAGCTCTTTGCAAAGGCTCTGGGCTTGTAGGTGGTCTATATGCACCAAGTTTGATGATTGGTGCTGCTGTTGGTGCTGTATTTGGGGGTTCGGCTGCTGAGATTATTAACAGAGCTATTCCTGGTAATGCTGCTGTTGCTCAACCACAAGCTTATGCTCTG GTTGGAATGGCAGCGACACTAGCTTCAATGTGCTCTGTTCCCTTAACATCAGTATTACTGCTGTTCGAGCTAACGAAAGATTATAGAATTTTGCTTCCCCTCATG GGAGCAGTTGGTTTAGCAATATGGGTTCCCTCTGTGGCAAACCAAGGCAAAGAGAGTGATTCATCTGAAGGTCGTAGCACAGGAAGAGGATACTCTTCTCTTTCACCTTCCGAACGTAAAACCGAAGGAGTCTGGAGACATACGGATAATGCTGACTCCCTTGAGCTTACCGTCATAGAGAACCCTGACCATAATTCCTTTTTGGATGAAGAGACTATTCTGGAAGACTTAAAAGTTATGCGGGTTATGTCAAAGAACTATGTGAAAGTTTCTTCAGGAACAACTCTaagagaagcaagaaacatCCTTAAAGAGAGCCACCAAAACTGCATTATGGTGGTCGATGACGATGATTTTCTAGCTGGAATCCTAACACACGGTGACATAAGAAGATACTTGTCCAATAACGCCTCTACAATCTTAGAT GAGAATACATGTCCGGTTTCTTCTGTATGTACTAAGAAAATAAGCTATCGAGGCCAAGAACGCGGTTTACTTACTTGTTATCCAGACGCCACAGTTGGTGTAGCCAAGGAGTTGATGGAGGCTAGAGGTGTAAAGCAATTACCTGTTGTAAAACGAGGTGAAGTAATTCACAAAGGGAAACGAAGGAAACTGCTTGGCCTCCTTCATTACGATTCCATTTGGACTTTTCTCAG AGATGAAATGAGTCGTAGGAGATCGATCAACGACCGGAGAAAAGACAAAGAGGTTGGTACAAATGGGCATTGA
- a CDS encoding Pentatricopeptide repeat (PPR) superfamily protein (Pentatricopeptide repeat (PPR) superfamily protein; CONTAINS InterPro DOMAIN/s: Pentatricopeptide repeat (InterPro:IPR002885); BEST Arabidopsis thaliana protein match is: Pentatricopeptide repeat (PPR) superfamily protein (TAIR:AT3G60050.1); Has 42670 Blast hits to 13056 proteins in 286 species: Archae - 4; Bacteria - 35; Metazoa - 418; Fungi - 534; Plants - 40367; Viruses - 0; Other Eukaryotes - 1312 (source: NCBI BLink).) — protein sequence MNSVIHYSTSVAVRKASRFLFTSRKFCNGSIGGDVTDNGTEEPLKITWESSEMDCEFDQEENGEKISVRKRFMESTKLSASRVLDTLQQDCPGFNTKSALDELNVSISGLLVREVLVGILRTLSFDNKTRCAKLAYKFFVWCGGQENFRHTANCYHLLMKIFAECGEYKAMCRLIDEMIKDGYPTTACTFNLLICTCGEAGLARDVVEQFIKSKTFNYRPYKHSYNAILHSLLGVKQYKLIDWVYEQMLEDGFTPDVLTYNIVMFANFRLGKTDRLYRLLDEMVKDGFSPDLYTYNILLHHLATGNKPLAALNLLNHMREVGVEPGVIHFTTLIDGLSRAGKLEACKYFMDETVKVGCTPDVVCYTVMITGYISGGELEKAEEMFKEMTEKGQLPNVFTYNSMIRGFCMAGKFKEACALLKEMESRGCNPNFVVYSTLVNNLKNAGKVLEAHEVVKDMVEKGHYVHLISKLKKYRRS from the coding sequence ATGAACTCTGTAATTCATTATAGCACTAGTGTTGCGGTTCGTAAAGCTTCTCGCTTTCTCTTCACATCGAGGAAATTTTGCAATGGTAGCATCGGTGGTGATGTAACCGATAACGGGACCGAAGAGCCCTTGAAGATAACTTGGGAATCTTCGGAGATGGATTGTGAGTTTGACCAGGAGGAAAATGGTGAGAAAATCTCTGTTAGAAAAAGGTTTATGGAGAGTACTAAACTCAGTGCGTCTCGGGTTCTCGATACGTTACAGCAAGATTGTCCCGGTTTCAATACGAAATCAGCTTTAGATGAATTGAATGTTTCAATCTCAGGGCTATTAGTGAGAGAGGTTCTTGTTGGGATCTTAAGAACTCTGAGCTTTGATAATAAAACAAGGTGTGCTAAGCTCGCTTACAAGTTCTTTGTGTGGTGTGGTGGACAAGAGAATTTCAGGCACACTGCGAATTGTTATCATTTACTTATGAAGATATTTGCTGAATGTGGTGAGTATAAAGCCATGTGCAGGCTAATTGATGAGATGATCAAAGACGGTTATCCAACAACAGCATGCACGTTTAATCTATTGATATGTACTTGCGGGGAAGCAGGCCTTGCTAGAGATGTTGTTGAGCAGTTCATCAAGTCGAAAACTTTCAATTACCGACCTTATAAACACTCTTACAATGCCATTTTGCATTCTTTGCTAGGGGTGAAACAGTACAAGCTGATTGATTGGGTTTACGAGCAGATGTTAGAAGACGGGTTTACGCCAGATGTTCTGACTTACAACATTGTAATGTTTGCAAACTTTAGGTTAGGGAAAACAGATCGGCTTTATAGATTGCTAGATGAAATGGTTAAAGACGGGTTTTCTCCTGATTTGTATACATACAACATCCTCCTCCATCATCTAGCAACAGGAAACAAGCCTCTCGCTGCTCTTAACCTTCTGAATCATATGAGGGAAGTAGGAGTTGAGCCCGGTGTCATCCATTTCACTACTCTGATAGACGGGCTGAGCCGAGCTGGGAAGTTAGAAGCTTGCAAATACTTTATGGACGAAACGGTGAAAGTTGGATGCACGCCAGATGTTGTTTGCTACACTGTTATGATCACAGGATATATATCAGGTGGGGAGCTCGAGAAAGCCGAAGAAATGTTCAAAGAAATGACAGAAAAGGGGCAACTCCCGAATGTTTTCACATACAATTCGATGATCCGCGGGTTTTGTATGGCGGGGAAATTCAAAGAGGCGTGCGCGTTGCTCAAGGAAATGGAGTCAAGAGGGTGTAACCCTAATTTTGTAGTGTATAGTACACTGGTGAACAATCTAAAAAACGCGGGGAAGGTTTTAGAGGCTCATGAAGTAGTGAAGGACATGGTAGAGAAAGGGCATTATGTTCATCTTATttcaaagttgaaaaaatatagaagatcttag
- the PRA1.G1 gene encoding prenylated RAB acceptor 1.G1 (prenylated RAB acceptor 1.G1 (PRA1.G1); CONTAINS InterPro DOMAIN/s: Prenylated rab acceptor PRA1 (InterPro:IPR004895); BEST Arabidopsis thaliana protein match is: prenylated RAB acceptor 1.G2 (TAIR:AT5G56230.1); Has 359 Blast hits to 359 proteins in 52 species: Archae - 0; Bacteria - 0; Metazoa - 27; Fungi - 19; Plants - 293; Viruses - 0; Other Eukaryotes - 20 (source: NCBI BLink).) — protein MLAPGESVLIPAEEISLSAGDVISLSVHNLIASVSSYRPWWSEFLAFGSIDRPSSFSPAVSRVKLNLHHFAVNYVLLTAASITLFLIGDPMALVTVASFVAMWLLLYFYRDHPLVLYGRHISDRVIVFGLILGSLWALWFINSLQCLILGVVTSVLLCLVHAIIRNSDDLFVQEKDVVVPSNFLHWS, from the coding sequence ATGTTAGCACCGGGGGAGAGTGTTCTGATCCCGGCGGAGGAGATAAGTCTCTCCGCTGGTGATGTTATCTCCTTGTCGGTGCACAATCTAATAGCTTCTGTTTCTAGCTACCGTCCATGGTGGTCAGAATTTCTAGCATTCGGTTCCATCGACCGTCCAAGCTCTTTCTCCCCCGCTGTTTCGCGCGTTAAACTTAACCTTCACCACTTTGCGGTTAACTACGTACTTTTAACCGCTGCTTCCATCACACTCTTCTTGATCGGTGATCCGATGGCTCTTGTCACGGTTGCATCCTTTGTAGCCATGTGGCTACTCCTATATTTCTATAGAGACCATCCGTTGGTCTTGTACGGTCGACATATTAGCGACCGTGTTATCGTCTTTGGGTTGATTCTTGGCTCGCTTTGGGCATTGTGGTTCATTAATAGCCTCCAATGCCTGATTCTTGGCGTCGTTACAAGTGTCTTGCTTTGTTTGGTCCACGCAATCATACGGAATTCAGACGACCTCTTTGTACAAGAGAAAGATGTTGTTGTTCCTTCCAATTTCCTTCATTGGAGCTGA
- a CDS encoding HMG (high mobility group) box protein with ARID/BRIGHT DNA-binding domain-containing protein (HMG (high mobility group) box protein with ARID/BRIGHT DNA-binding domain; FUNCTIONS IN: sequence-specific DNA binding transcription factor activity; LOCATED IN: chloroplast; CONTAINS InterPro DOMAIN/s: High mobility group, superfamily (InterPro:IPR009071), High mobility group, HMG1/HMG2 (InterPro:IPR000910), ARID/BRIGHT DNA-binding domain (InterPro:IPR001606); BEST Arabidopsis thaliana protein match is: HMG (high mobility group) box protein with ARID/BRIGHT DNA-binding domain (TAIR:AT3G13350.1); Has 1535 Blast hits to 1525 proteins in 227 species: Archae - 0; Bacteria - 0; Metazoa - 1112; Fungi - 138; Plants - 149; Viruses - 0; Other Eukaryotes - 136 (source: NCBI BLink).), translating to MSTDSSQFEVVPANASALDNDVSSHMSMLYQDIVRNPELFWEMLRDFHESSDKKFKIPIVGGKSLDLHRLFNEVTSRGGLEKVIKDRRCKEVIDAFNFKTTITNSAFVLRKSYLKMLFEFEHLYYFQAPLSTFWEKEKALKLLIEKSANRDKDSQELKPGTVITGIIDGKFESGYLISTKVGSEKLKGMLYHISPETKRGKKKAKSSQGDSHKPPKRQRTGYNFFVAEQSVRIKAENAGQKVSSPKNFGNMWTNLSESDRKVYYEKSREDGKRYKMEILQYRSLMESRVAEIVAATDAGTSASAAETADEASQENLAKTDACTSASSAAETEDEVSQ from the exons ATGTCGACCGATAGTTCACAATTTGAAGTTGTTCCCGCTAATGCCTCTGCTTTAGACAACGACGTTTCCTCTCACATGTCTATGTTGTATCAGGATATTGTCCGAAACCCCGAACTTTTCTGGGAGATGCTCCGGGATTTCCATGAATCTTCGGACAAAAAATTTAA GATTCCTATTGTGGGTGGAAAAAGTCTTGATCTGCATCGGCTTTTCAACGAAGTCACATCTCGAGGTGGTCTTGAAAAG GTGATCAAGGATCGTAGATGCAAAGAAGTGATTGACGCATTCAATTTTAAgacaacaataacaaattcAGCATTTGTTCTAAGGAAGTCGTATCTTAAAATGCTCTTTGAATTTGAGCATCTCTATTACTTCCAAGCTCCACTTTCTACATTTTGGGAAAAAG AAAAAGCATTGAAGCTCCTTATCGAAAAATCTGCAAACCGTGACAAAG ACTCTCAAGAACTGAAACCTGGCACCGTGATTACTGGGATCATCGATGGGAAATTCGAAAGTGGTTATCTTATAAGCACAAAGGTAGGCTCAGAAAAGCTCAAAGGAATGCTTTACCACATTTCTCCTGAAACTAAAAGAGgcaagaagaaagcaaaatcaTCTCAGGGGGATTCTCATAAGCCACCTAAGCGTCAAAGAACCGGTTACAACTTCTTCGTTGCTGAGCAATCCGTGAGGATTAAAGCTGAGAACGCTGGACAAAAAGTATCTAGCCCTAAGAATTTTGGGAACATGTGGACCAATCTCTCTGAATCTGATAGAAAG GTTTATTATGAGAAAAGTCGTGAGGATGGGAAGAGGTATAAAATGGAGATTTTACAGTACAGATCTTTAATGGAATCTCGTGTGGCGGAAATTGTAGCCGCAACTGATGCAGGTACAAGTGCAAGTGCAGCGGAGACTGCGGATGAGGCGAGTCAAGAAAATTTAGCCAAGACTGATGCATGCACAAGTGCAAGTAGTGCAGCTGAGACTGAGGATGAGGTGAGTCAGTAG